Proteins encoded within one genomic window of Corvus moneduloides isolate bCorMon1 chromosome 20, bCorMon1.pri, whole genome shotgun sequence:
- the KIAA0753 gene encoding protein moonraker isoform X2: MGPSKTAVPDDAFALSTQRYGNEAKALQAQLQFNRNVPAVPENLALRFSHPRPIIIEKLKASNLVGSEDPSLKSSGMFSVVSEERLKLAVQLAKRDIKQRRLQEQVKQREFGDVVSKPWWTQKSQQQKTEVFVSQENKNALKSQSRLRCQQRLDQPSQGESASSDANTYLCIVKEGKPSPAVLDSPPTHDTGPDPKPNLNKKEHKNTQEVQRLQKELRSYVQKIEEIIKKGRDRELDPENKQRLCIRRQQQAARSARMLYVLQQQVKEIQDDIEKLSPHTIKHTKKSRAVSRLAAAHRGAVRTLQAFASQFADQTDEQIPAHYKELGSLVRQLSLCSAKVEGDSSISDIIIDILLQVEDLNSLLENKQTPKTVKKCISASQAKSPRKTETFPARKHLLSPKGENKPVPLKGQLGQESKKPPCAGSLLTVQQANSCAHTLHNKYQEKSGPPIPERNATLQGSTVALVRARAVKKESVLESGALRKKDVSLPAKPQGMLKSLKSRRVHPPGKRARFREPTIAFQLKENKRPVKESKMPCMPSKAPPRSGSPKRSQTVSPAHCADKDGKEVQEWSEPPLDRTQQVATNADVLSEKLLDDLLEDTAQELWSMDQHERLQTEALLVADTHSLESMLQRMEEIEMYQEAVRRRVTQIVYSDSQFWAQEDKTEQQMASTAKKLTSPHPVQITKLTGHTELETDILFEKPFDSIDIDENKEAEEKLQTGDDILQPLPLNSLQKAYSVSLSVPSDVLQSILDYNRRYKHHLKLISHEVVGSFDPWQIAESLAEQLTEEALCDVAAELQDVCEDYAEAVFTSEFLQPMH, encoded by the exons ATGGGGCCGAGCAAGACAGCAGTGCCTGATGATGCGTTTGCATTGAGCACCCAGCGATACGGGAATGAAGCTAAGGCTTTACAAGCACAG CTCCAGTTTAATAGAAATGTTCCTGCAGTTCCAGAGAACTTGGCTCTCAGATTCTCTCACCCTCGTCCAATTATAATAGAAAAACTGAAGGCATCCAATCTAGTTGGAAGTGAGGACCCCAGCCTGAAAAGCTCTGGGATGTTCTCAGTGGTATCTGAAGAGAGACTGAAATTAGCTGTTCAGCTGGCAAAAAGGGACATCAAACAAAGACGTCTCCAAGAACAAGTGAAACAGCGGGAATTTGGAGATGTGGTCAGTAAACCATGGTGGACTCAAAAATCACAACAGCAGAAGACTGAAGTATTTGTaagtcaagaaaataaaaatgccctGAAGTCTCAGTCTCGCTTGAGATGTCAGCAGAGGCTTGACCAGCCTTCCCAAGGGGAGTCTGCCAGCTCTGATGCAAACACTTATCTCTGCATAGTTAAGGAGGGAAAGCCATCACCAGCTGTTTTGGACTCTCCACCCACTCATGACACAGGACCAGACCCCAAgccaaatttaaataaaaaagaacataaaaatacGCAGGAAGTCCAGCGTCTGCAGAAAGAATTGAGGAGCTATGTCCAGAAAATcgaagaaattattaaaaaag GGAGAGATAGAGAACTTGATCCTGAAAACAAGCAGCGACTTTGCATTAGGAGACAGCAACAAGCTGCACGGTCAGCTCGGATGCTGTATGTGCTCCAGCAACAG GTAAAAGAAATTCAGGATGATATAGAAAAACTGAGTCCTCATACAATCAAACATACTAAAAAG TCCCGAGCAGTATCCAGGttggcagcagcacacagaggagCTGTACGAACCCTGCAGGCATTTGccagtcagtttgcagatcaAACAGATGAGCAGATTCCTGCCCACTACAAGGAACTGGGCAGTCTCGTTCGACAACTGTCTCTATGCTCTGCCAAAGTAGAAGGAGATTCTTCCATTTCTGACATTATCATAGATATTTTGCTGCAGGTTGAG GATCTGAAttcactgctggaaaacaagcaaacaccaaaaacagtgaagaaatgtatttcagcttctcaggccaaatctccaaGGAAGACTGAGACATTTCCAGCCAGAAAGCACCTTCTGTctccaaaaggagaaaacaaacctGTCCCCTTAAAGGGACAGCTTGGACAGGAGTCTAAAAAACCTCCATGTGCTGGTAGTCTCTTGACTG tTCAACAGGCAAACAGTTGTGCTCATACATTGCACAATAAATACCAAGAAAAAAGTGGCCCACCTATTCCAGAGAGAAATGCCACTTTGCAAGGAAGCACAGTTGCACTGGTGAGAGCTAGAGCTGTAAAAAAAGAGTCTGTCCTTGAAAGTGGTGCTTTGAGGAAGAAAGATGTGTCACTGCCTGCAAAACCACAG GGAATGCTGAAATCTTTAAAGTCAAGACGGGTACACCCTCCAGGAAAGCGTGCCCGATTTCGAGAGCCAACTATAGCTTTCCAACTAAAAGAGAACAAACGACCTGTTAAGGAGAGCAAAATGCCCTGCATGCCTTCAAAGGCTCCGCCTCGGTCTGGTTCACCTAAGCG GTCACAAACTGTTTCTCCAGCCCATTGTGCAGACAAAGATGGGAAGGAGGTACAGGAGTGGTCAGAGCCTCCGTTAGACAGGACACAG cAGGTTGCAACAAATGCAGATGTTCTGAGTGAAAAGCTATTGGATGACCTTTTGGAAGATACTGCTCAGGAACTGTGGAGCATGGATCAGCATGAGAGACTCCAGACCGAGGCCCTGCTTGTGGCTGACACTCATAGCCTGGAGTCAATGTTGCAAAGAATGGAAGAAATTGAA ATGTACCAGGAGGCTGTCCGCAGGAGAGTCACCCAGATTGTGTACAGTGACTCCCAGTTTTGGGCCCAGGAAGACAAAACGG aACAACAAATGGCATCAACAGCTAAAAAACTTACATCTCCTCATCCAGTTCAGATAACCAAATTAACTggacacacagagctggaaacagACATTCTATTTGAAAAACCTTTTGACAGCAT TGATATTGATGAAAACaaagaagcagaggagaaattGCAGACTGGAGATGACATTCTGCAGCCCTTGCCTCTGAATTCTCTACAGAAAGCGTATTCTGTGTCTCTCTCTGTGCCAAGCGATGTGCTCCAGAGCATCTTGGATTATAACCGCAGATACAAGCATCATTTAAAGCTTATTTCCCATGAGGTGGTGGGCAGTTTCGATCCATGGCAGATTGCTGAGAG TCTTGCAGAGCAACTGACAGAAGAAGCCCTGTGTGACGTGGCAGCAGAGTTGCAGGATGTTTGTGAGGACTATGCAGAAGCTGTGTTCACATCGGAGTTTTTGCAGCCAATGCACTGA
- the KIAA0753 gene encoding protein moonraker isoform X1 gives MGPSKTAVPDDAFALSTQRYGNEAKALQAQLQFNRNVPAVPENLALRFSHPRPIIIEKLKASNLVGSEDPSLKSSGMFSVVSEERLKLAVQLAKRDIKQRRLQEQVKQREFGDVVSKPWWTQKSQQQKTEVFVSQENKNALKSQSRLRCQQRLDQPSQGESASSDANTYLCIVKEGKPSPAVLDSPPTHDTGPDPKPNLNKKEHKNTQEVQRLQKELRSYVQKIEEIIKKGRDRELDPENKQRLCIRRQQQAARSARMLYVLQQQVKEIQDDIEKLSPHTIKHTKKSRAVSRLAAAHRGAVRTLQAFASQFADQTDEQIPAHYKELGSLVRQLSLCSAKVEGDSSISDIIIDILLQVEDLNSLLENKQTPKTVKKCISASQAKSPRKTETFPARKHLLSPKGENKPVPLKGQLGQESKKPPCAGSLLTAVQQANSCAHTLHNKYQEKSGPPIPERNATLQGSTVALVRARAVKKESVLESGALRKKDVSLPAKPQGMLKSLKSRRVHPPGKRARFREPTIAFQLKENKRPVKESKMPCMPSKAPPRSGSPKRSQTVSPAHCADKDGKEVQEWSEPPLDRTQQVATNADVLSEKLLDDLLEDTAQELWSMDQHERLQTEALLVADTHSLESMLQRMEEIEMYQEAVRRRVTQIVYSDSQFWAQEDKTEQQMASTAKKLTSPHPVQITKLTGHTELETDILFEKPFDSIDIDENKEAEEKLQTGDDILQPLPLNSLQKAYSVSLSVPSDVLQSILDYNRRYKHHLKLISHEVVGSFDPWQIAESLAEQLTEEALCDVAAELQDVCEDYAEAVFTSEFLQPMH, from the exons ATGGGGCCGAGCAAGACAGCAGTGCCTGATGATGCGTTTGCATTGAGCACCCAGCGATACGGGAATGAAGCTAAGGCTTTACAAGCACAG CTCCAGTTTAATAGAAATGTTCCTGCAGTTCCAGAGAACTTGGCTCTCAGATTCTCTCACCCTCGTCCAATTATAATAGAAAAACTGAAGGCATCCAATCTAGTTGGAAGTGAGGACCCCAGCCTGAAAAGCTCTGGGATGTTCTCAGTGGTATCTGAAGAGAGACTGAAATTAGCTGTTCAGCTGGCAAAAAGGGACATCAAACAAAGACGTCTCCAAGAACAAGTGAAACAGCGGGAATTTGGAGATGTGGTCAGTAAACCATGGTGGACTCAAAAATCACAACAGCAGAAGACTGAAGTATTTGTaagtcaagaaaataaaaatgccctGAAGTCTCAGTCTCGCTTGAGATGTCAGCAGAGGCTTGACCAGCCTTCCCAAGGGGAGTCTGCCAGCTCTGATGCAAACACTTATCTCTGCATAGTTAAGGAGGGAAAGCCATCACCAGCTGTTTTGGACTCTCCACCCACTCATGACACAGGACCAGACCCCAAgccaaatttaaataaaaaagaacataaaaatacGCAGGAAGTCCAGCGTCTGCAGAAAGAATTGAGGAGCTATGTCCAGAAAATcgaagaaattattaaaaaag GGAGAGATAGAGAACTTGATCCTGAAAACAAGCAGCGACTTTGCATTAGGAGACAGCAACAAGCTGCACGGTCAGCTCGGATGCTGTATGTGCTCCAGCAACAG GTAAAAGAAATTCAGGATGATATAGAAAAACTGAGTCCTCATACAATCAAACATACTAAAAAG TCCCGAGCAGTATCCAGGttggcagcagcacacagaggagCTGTACGAACCCTGCAGGCATTTGccagtcagtttgcagatcaAACAGATGAGCAGATTCCTGCCCACTACAAGGAACTGGGCAGTCTCGTTCGACAACTGTCTCTATGCTCTGCCAAAGTAGAAGGAGATTCTTCCATTTCTGACATTATCATAGATATTTTGCTGCAGGTTGAG GATCTGAAttcactgctggaaaacaagcaaacaccaaaaacagtgaagaaatgtatttcagcttctcaggccaaatctccaaGGAAGACTGAGACATTTCCAGCCAGAAAGCACCTTCTGTctccaaaaggagaaaacaaacctGTCCCCTTAAAGGGACAGCTTGGACAGGAGTCTAAAAAACCTCCATGTGCTGGTAGTCTCTTGACTG cagtTCAACAGGCAAACAGTTGTGCTCATACATTGCACAATAAATACCAAGAAAAAAGTGGCCCACCTATTCCAGAGAGAAATGCCACTTTGCAAGGAAGCACAGTTGCACTGGTGAGAGCTAGAGCTGTAAAAAAAGAGTCTGTCCTTGAAAGTGGTGCTTTGAGGAAGAAAGATGTGTCACTGCCTGCAAAACCACAG GGAATGCTGAAATCTTTAAAGTCAAGACGGGTACACCCTCCAGGAAAGCGTGCCCGATTTCGAGAGCCAACTATAGCTTTCCAACTAAAAGAGAACAAACGACCTGTTAAGGAGAGCAAAATGCCCTGCATGCCTTCAAAGGCTCCGCCTCGGTCTGGTTCACCTAAGCG GTCACAAACTGTTTCTCCAGCCCATTGTGCAGACAAAGATGGGAAGGAGGTACAGGAGTGGTCAGAGCCTCCGTTAGACAGGACACAG cAGGTTGCAACAAATGCAGATGTTCTGAGTGAAAAGCTATTGGATGACCTTTTGGAAGATACTGCTCAGGAACTGTGGAGCATGGATCAGCATGAGAGACTCCAGACCGAGGCCCTGCTTGTGGCTGACACTCATAGCCTGGAGTCAATGTTGCAAAGAATGGAAGAAATTGAA ATGTACCAGGAGGCTGTCCGCAGGAGAGTCACCCAGATTGTGTACAGTGACTCCCAGTTTTGGGCCCAGGAAGACAAAACGG aACAACAAATGGCATCAACAGCTAAAAAACTTACATCTCCTCATCCAGTTCAGATAACCAAATTAACTggacacacagagctggaaacagACATTCTATTTGAAAAACCTTTTGACAGCAT TGATATTGATGAAAACaaagaagcagaggagaaattGCAGACTGGAGATGACATTCTGCAGCCCTTGCCTCTGAATTCTCTACAGAAAGCGTATTCTGTGTCTCTCTCTGTGCCAAGCGATGTGCTCCAGAGCATCTTGGATTATAACCGCAGATACAAGCATCATTTAAAGCTTATTTCCCATGAGGTGGTGGGCAGTTTCGATCCATGGCAGATTGCTGAGAG TCTTGCAGAGCAACTGACAGAAGAAGCCCTGTGTGACGTGGCAGCAGAGTTGCAGGATGTTTGTGAGGACTATGCAGAAGCTGTGTTCACATCGGAGTTTTTGCAGCCAATGCACTGA
- the MED31 gene encoding mediator of RNA polymerase II transcription subunit 31, which yields MDADDTGNRLRFQLELEFVQCLANPNYLNFLAQRGYFKDKAFVNYLKYLLYWKEPEYAKYLKYPQCLHMLELLQYEHFRKELVNAQCAKFIDEQQILHWQHYSRKRMRLQQALAEQQQQNNTSVK from the exons ATGGACGCAG ATGATACAGGAAATCGGCTTCGattccagctggagctggagtttgTTCAATGTCTGGCAAATCCAAATTACCTCAACT ttcttgCACAAAGAGGCTACTTCAAAGATAAAGCTTTTGTAAATTatcttaaatatttactttattgGAAAGAACCTGAATATGCAAAATACCTGAA GTATCCTCAATGTTTGCATATGCTAGAGCTGCTCCAGTATGAACATTTCCGCAAAGAACTGGTCAATGCTCAGTGTGCCAAATTTATTGATGAGCAACAGATCCTCCACTGGCAGCACTATTCCCGGAAAAGGATGCGCCTCCAGCAGGCACTGGCcgagcagcaacaacaaaacaacacctctgtaaaatga
- the TXNDC17 gene encoding thioredoxin domain-containing protein 17, which yields MGWEEMQVRGYPEFVRTAQSYHGRPIFALFCGDKDAEGRSWCPDCVTAEPVVRKELHNLPDESVFIYCLVGDRAYWKDPNNEFRRNLKLTGVPTLLKYGTPQKLVEEECFKAELVRMLFTED from the exons atgggctgggaggagaTGCAGGTCCGCGGGTACCCCGAGTTCGTGCGGACAGCGCAGAGCTACCACGGCCGACCCATCTTCGCGCTTTTCTGCGGCGATAAGGACGCCgagggcaggagctggtgtCCTGACTGCGTGACGG ctGAGCCAGTTGTGAGAAAGGAACTTCATAACCTGCCTGATGAGTCAGTTTTCATCTACTGTCTAGTAGGAGATAGAGCCTA CTGGAAGGATCCCAACAATGAATTCAGGAGGAATCTGAAACTAACAGGAGTGCCCACACTACTTAAATACGGAACA CCTCAGAAGCTGGTCGAAGAAGAATGTTTTAAAGCAGAGCTTGTGCGTATGTTGTTTACTGAAGACTAA